The nucleotide sequence GGAAGGGCTAACTATTTAAACCTTTCCATCCTGGTAGGTGGCATGAAACTGGTCTATTGCCCCTGTAAATATAACGATGAAGCGCGGGAAATCGCGCGCGAATTACTCAGGAAAAAGCTGATTGCATGCGCGAATGTGTTCCCAATTACCAGTTTGTATGGGTGGAAAAAGAAAAAACGTGAGCAGGGTGAAACAGTGTTGTTATGCAAGACAACTGCTGCCCGCGCAAAAAAAGTGGTG is from Candidatus Woesearchaeota archaeon and encodes:
- the cutA gene encoding divalent-cation tolerance protein CutA, with protein sequence MKLVYCPCKYNDEAREIARELLRKKLIACANVFPITSLYGWKKKKREQGETVLLCKTTAARAKKVVAEIKKMHSYECPAIIVIDAKANKEFEKWVSKSTSR